The following proteins are co-located in the Elusimicrobiota bacterium genome:
- a CDS encoding O-antigen ligase family protein, whose product MNTNKLNYLIFYLFIFLFFVVSLVPFQILDIRFLNFPFHYYFIGIFVFLLLILSIIQSFYISTFDKWIIFVILGFSLSLISSINRIHTIRVLSGFLLKGICIAYITERISHYKSESAIKILLICASLVASFGLTEYFFKWDLYPRPRNWPYFMIRSTIGNPLPFAAYLVLFFPLSVWYLENERKIIKYLPFLLITFAIIFSFSRSSWISLFCVIIIFYSDRQNLKNVKKNIRYIIILIIVIFASFVLMTKPVKEYFNYKFNVKMFNSAYLGNRLSFRHRLKSYKTTLNIIKDYPFFGVGLGNYPKIHEKYMVEGVRRDIKTPDNMYLRLLCDIGIVGTTVFFISIGYWMLQLWKSRNNILILAIFSGLAGFLINQTMADLMLWTAPQFAFWMLLGYGVGNLKENELKNSF is encoded by the coding sequence ATGAATACAAATAAGTTAAATTATTTAATTTTCTATTTATTTATATTTTTGTTTTTTGTTGTTTCACTCGTACCTTTTCAAATACTTGATATTAGATTTCTAAATTTTCCGTTCCATTATTATTTTATAGGAATATTTGTATTTTTGCTACTTATTTTAAGTATAATACAATCTTTTTATATTTCCACTTTTGACAAGTGGATAATATTTGTTATTTTAGGTTTTTCCTTGAGTTTAATTTCAAGTATTAACCGTATTCATACGATACGGGTATTAAGCGGTTTTTTACTTAAGGGCATTTGTATAGCATATATTACCGAAAGAATTAGTCACTATAAAAGTGAATCTGCAATTAAAATATTATTGATTTGCGCTTCTTTGGTAGCATCATTTGGTTTAACTGAATATTTTTTCAAGTGGGATCTTTACCCTAGACCTCGTAATTGGCCGTATTTCATGATTCGTTCAACTATCGGAAATCCTTTGCCGTTTGCAGCTTACCTGGTTCTGTTTTTTCCGTTATCTGTTTGGTATTTAGAGAACGAAAGAAAAATAATTAAATATTTACCGTTTCTGCTGATTACATTTGCTATTATTTTTTCGTTTTCACGCAGTTCGTGGATATCGCTTTTTTGTGTGATTATTATTTTTTATTCAGACAGGCAAAATCTAAAAAACGTTAAGAAAAATATTAGGTATATAATTATTTTAATAATTGTTATTTTTGCTTCTTTCGTTCTAATGACTAAGCCTGTAAAAGAATATTTTAATTACAAATTTAACGTGAAAATGTTTAATTCGGCATATCTTGGAAATCGTTTAAGTTTTAGGCATCGGCTTAAATCTTACAAAACAACTTTAAATATTATAAAAGATTATCCTTTTTTTGGCGTCGGATTAGGGAATTATCCTAAGATACATGAAAAATATATGGTAGAAGGTGTTCGTAGGGATATTAAAACTCCCGACAACATGTACTTGCGGCTTCTTTGTGATATAGGTATTGTAGGGACAACGGTATTTTTTATTTCCATTGGTTATTGGATGTTACAACTTTGGAAAAGTCGTAACAATATATTAATTTTAGCAATTTTTTCAGGACTTGCCGGTTTTTTAATAAATCAAACAATGGCAGATTTAATGTTATGGACAGCGCCGCAATTTGCTTTTTGGATGTTATTAGGTTATGGTGTCGGAAATTTAAAAGAAAATGAACTTAAAAATAGTTTTTAA
- a CDS encoding glycosyltransferase: MNELISVIVLNYNGKEYLKNCFDSLNKQIYSPLELIMVDNNSEDGSVEYVRKIFPNIKIIINKTNFGFAEGNNIGVLNAKSKYIALLNNDTVVDKDWLKELFRTMQTTGSAIVGSKIYTEGVNPEYYLRNGTLNLLGYNIYSIFENLSNVFVVSGCSLLMDKEKIGLPFDKDYFFYSEDVYLSWLTRLRGYRILEAPLSVVHHLGSVSAIKQKSSFRTFYQERNRLLNLFLFYETFTFLKIIPFILIDVFIRPFLIVFNPNKSLMGWIKSIIWFPKHFSTVLNKRQKIQFQRAISDGGILKYMSCRLTNGQSIFDKIINKLSCIYCYLVKLRTVELISDSEFKENEEVLLPRMKYDHVIGKAHFERQTTYGQIIDLITEGSTVFDIGCSTGFLGKYLIEKKNCVVYGLEIDEKSAERAKSLYKKVFIDDIEKENVLDKIHERFDYIILGDVIEHLRDPDIVLSNIKGILKPYGSVLMSIPNIATWKIRLNLLFGKFEYAENGGILDKNHLRFFTLKSMSKMVSNCGFRINYFRGAGSNMPIFLRNSFPSLLASQFVFELKINEK, encoded by the coding sequence ATGAATGAATTAATATCTGTCATTGTTTTGAATTATAACGGTAAAGAATACCTTAAGAACTGTTTTGACTCTTTAAATAAGCAAATATATTCGCCTTTGGAATTAATTATGGTTGATAATAATTCTGAAGACGGGAGTGTTGAGTATGTCAGGAAAATATTTCCAAATATAAAAATTATTATAAATAAAACCAACTTTGGTTTTGCGGAAGGAAATAATATCGGAGTTTTGAACGCAAAAAGCAAATATATCGCATTATTAAACAACGATACTGTTGTAGATAAGGATTGGTTAAAGGAACTCTTTAGAACAATGCAAACAACAGGGAGTGCAATTGTTGGTTCAAAAATTTACACAGAAGGAGTTAATCCTGAATATTATCTTAGAAACGGGACATTGAATTTGCTGGGATATAATATTTACAGCATTTTTGAAAATTTATCAAATGTTTTTGTCGTTTCAGGTTGTTCTCTTCTGATGGATAAAGAAAAAATTGGGTTACCTTTTGATAAAGATTATTTCTTTTATTCGGAAGATGTTTACCTTTCGTGGCTGACCCGTCTTAGGGGTTATAGAATTTTAGAAGCACCTTTATCAGTTGTTCATCATTTGGGTTCGGTCAGCGCAATTAAGCAAAAATCAAGTTTTCGCACATTTTATCAGGAACGGAACCGTTTATTGAACTTATTTCTTTTTTATGAAACCTTTACTTTTTTAAAGATAATTCCCTTTATACTTATTGATGTTTTTATCAGGCCTTTTCTAATAGTATTTAATCCGAATAAATCGTTAATGGGATGGATTAAATCAATAATATGGTTTCCTAAACATTTTTCAACGGTTTTAAATAAACGCCAAAAAATCCAATTTCAAAGAGCTATATCTGATGGTGGAATTCTTAAGTATATGAGTTGTCGTTTAACTAACGGACAAAGTATTTTCGATAAAATTATAAATAAATTAAGTTGCATTTATTGTTACCTTGTTAAGTTGAGAACGGTTGAGTTAATATCAGATTCAGAATTCAAAGAAAACGAAGAGGTACTATTGCCAAGGATGAAATATGACCATGTCATAGGTAAAGCTCACTTTGAAAGGCAAACTACATATGGACAAATTATAGATTTAATTACTGAGGGTTCGACTGTGTTTGATATCGGGTGTTCTACGGGGTTTTTGGGAAAATATCTGATTGAGAAGAAAAATTGTGTTGTTTACGGGTTAGAGATTGATGAGAAATCAGCAGAAAGAGCGAAATCACTTTATAAAAAAGTATTTATTGATGATATAGAAAAGGAAAATGTTTTGGATAAAATTCACGAAAGGTTTGATTATATCATTTTAGGTGATGTAATAGAACACTTGAGAGACCCTGATATTGTATTAAGTAATATTAAAGGAATATTGAAACCATATGGATCTGTTCTAATGTCCATACCGAATATTGCTACATGGAAAATAAGATTAAATTTGCTTTTTGGTAAGTTTGAATACGCTGAAAATGGGGGAATATTGGATAAAAACCATCTGCGGTTTTTTACTTTGAAAAGTATGAGTAAAATGGTTAGTAATTGTGGGTTTAGAATAAATTATTTTCGTGGAGCAGGTTCTAATATGCCAATATTTTTACGTAATTCATTTCCATCCCTCTTAGCTTCGCAATTTGTATTTGAATTAAAAATTAACGAAAAATAA
- a CDS encoding flippase — protein MNLKIVFKNTFVLGISQFISKLFLFFLTVFIARYLKESGFGQYSLVLTIVGFFNLFTNFGFGTIAFREISKNYSEANKYFNNILFLRIGLAIVSFLLLCITVNILRYPSGIVTAAYIYGLTLFTNNIVDLLTSVFNAFEKMEYMAILNISLSLLTLGMAFFALKTGHGLIALVSISVIAGIATVILGIFLATRHVYISIKELNFNFCRDIIKNSVPLMLLGFIGLLYFRLDIVLLSKMKRDSDVGLYSAAYKIMDAFMIVSNSIIGATFPHLSRYSKTSYESLKKLFKKLSFILFALGILFAFIVFLFSKQIILLFYGSAFTNSILALKILIWTVPLIYINSVLLYTLIASNLQLKIVLIVVIATVINFTLNFVFIPQYNYIASSIITVISESVVFCGYYYLVRKKLSLSLI, from the coding sequence ATGAACTTAAAAATAGTTTTTAAAAATACTTTTGTTTTGGGAATATCGCAGTTTATAAGCAAATTATTTTTATTTTTTTTGACTGTCTTTATTGCCCGCTACTTGAAAGAATCCGGATTTGGTCAATATTCTTTAGTGTTGACTATAGTTGGTTTTTTTAATTTGTTTACTAATTTTGGATTTGGGACAATTGCATTCCGCGAAATTTCGAAAAATTATTCAGAAGCGAATAAGTATTTTAATAATATATTATTTTTAAGAATCGGTCTTGCTATAGTATCTTTCTTGCTTCTGTGTATTACTGTTAATATTCTTAGATATCCTTCCGGTATTGTGACTGCAGCATATATATATGGGTTAACGCTTTTTACAAATAATATTGTTGATTTGCTCACTTCAGTTTTTAATGCTTTTGAAAAAATGGAGTACATGGCGATATTAAATATTTCTTTAAGTCTGCTAACTTTGGGTATGGCATTTTTTGCATTAAAAACGGGACACGGGTTAATCGCATTAGTTTCTATTTCAGTGATTGCCGGTATAGCAACGGTAATATTAGGTATTTTTCTTGCTACTCGCCATGTATATATTAGTATAAAAGAATTAAATTTTAATTTCTGTAGGGATATTATAAAAAACAGTGTACCGTTAATGCTATTGGGTTTTATCGGGTTGCTTTATTTCCGTTTGGATATTGTTTTACTATCTAAAATGAAAAGAGATTCTGATGTTGGTTTATATAGTGCTGCTTATAAGATTATGGATGCGTTTATGATTGTCTCAAATAGTATTATAGGCGCGACATTTCCGCATTTATCCAGGTATTCTAAAACATCCTATGAAAGTTTAAAAAAACTTTTTAAAAAATTATCTTTTATACTTTTTGCTCTGGGAATATTGTTTGCATTTATTGTGTTTCTATTCTCGAAACAAATAATATTACTGTTTTACGGTTCAGCGTTCACAAATTCGATTCTGGCTCTTAAAATACTGATTTGGACAGTTCCTTTAATTTACATAAACAGTGTTCTATTATATACTTTAATTGCCTCAAATTTACAGCTGAAAATAGTATTAATTGTGGTTATTGCAACAGTTATAAATTTTACCCTGAATTTTGTTTTTATTCCGCAATATAATTACATAGCCTCCAGTATTATAACAGTAATTTCAGAAAGCGTAGTTTTCTGCGGTTATTACTATTTAGTCAGGAAAAAGCTTTCACTTTCGCTAATATGA